In Hahella sp. KA22, one genomic interval encodes:
- a CDS encoding choline BCCT transporter BetT — MNGSPKARLNPPVFFTSSGLIVLLVAFAALFPEKASELFTELQATIVANASWFYVLTVAIILITVCFLGLSRYGEIKLGPDHSTPDYSYITWFAMLFSAGMGIGLMFFGVAEPVMHFLSPPVGDGGTVQAAREAMKITFFHWGLHAWAIYAIVALILAFFSYRHGLPLTLRSALYPLIGERIYGPIGHAVDIFAVIGTLFGVATSLGYGVLQVNSGLNHLFDIPVGLTTQVILIVFVTFLAILSVTTGLDKGIRRLSELNMALAVLLLVFVLLAGPTVFLLQAFVQNLGSYASDIVRNTFNLFAYEKTDWIGGWTILYWGWWMSWAPFVGLFIARVSRGRTIREFAMGVLFVPTGFTLMWMTFFGNTAINMILNEGLTSLGDTVSSDVTIALFAFLEQFPFSGVLSLLATVMVIVFFVTSSDSGSMVVDMLCSNGRDDTPMWQRVYWAGGEGVVAAVLLAAGGLGALQTMTIASALPFAVVLLIATYGLIKALRIDAFKRDSLQLNVQPAAPMVHDENWRDRLSNIVDYPDKDNVSRFLGTIAKPACESVCKELREHELDAHVEEDRERHRVRLTVMLGNEVDFVYEVRSRSHVKPNFIHPEESIEEAPEEERYYRAEVHLREGGQDYDVMGWSKVAVINDIIDQYHKHMHFLHLLR, encoded by the coding sequence ATGAATGGGAGCCCGAAAGCGCGTTTAAATCCCCCTGTCTTTTTTACCTCCTCTGGACTGATTGTATTGTTGGTGGCCTTTGCGGCGCTCTTTCCTGAGAAAGCCAGCGAGTTGTTCACTGAGCTGCAGGCGACCATTGTCGCCAACGCCAGTTGGTTTTACGTGCTGACAGTGGCGATCATTTTGATCACTGTCTGCTTTCTCGGGTTGTCTCGTTATGGCGAGATCAAACTGGGCCCGGATCATTCCACGCCGGATTATTCCTACATCACCTGGTTCGCCATGTTGTTTTCCGCCGGTATGGGCATTGGCCTGATGTTCTTCGGCGTGGCGGAGCCGGTGATGCACTTCCTGTCGCCGCCGGTTGGCGATGGCGGTACCGTACAGGCGGCGCGTGAGGCCATGAAAATCACCTTTTTCCACTGGGGCCTGCACGCCTGGGCGATCTACGCCATCGTGGCGCTGATCCTGGCGTTTTTCAGTTATCGTCACGGTTTGCCACTGACGTTGCGTTCCGCGCTGTATCCATTGATCGGCGAGAGGATTTACGGCCCTATCGGTCATGCGGTGGATATTTTCGCTGTCATCGGCACCCTGTTCGGCGTCGCCACCTCCCTGGGGTACGGCGTGCTGCAGGTGAACTCCGGCTTGAATCACCTCTTTGACATACCTGTCGGTCTGACGACCCAGGTTATCTTGATCGTTTTCGTAACGTTTCTGGCGATACTGTCCGTCACCACAGGTCTTGATAAAGGCATTCGACGCCTGTCCGAATTGAACATGGCGCTGGCGGTGCTTCTGCTGGTCTTCGTGTTGCTGGCGGGCCCGACTGTGTTCCTGTTGCAGGCGTTTGTGCAGAACCTGGGCTCTTATGCTTCCGATATCGTTCGCAACACTTTTAATTTGTTCGCCTATGAGAAAACCGATTGGATCGGCGGCTGGACCATTCTGTACTGGGGGTGGTGGATGTCCTGGGCGCCGTTCGTGGGTCTGTTTATCGCGCGGGTATCCCGTGGACGCACCATTCGCGAATTCGCCATGGGCGTGTTGTTCGTGCCGACTGGCTTTACCCTGATGTGGATGACCTTTTTCGGCAACACTGCGATTAACATGATCCTGAATGAGGGCCTGACTTCGTTGGGAGATACCGTATCCAGCGACGTCACCATTGCCTTGTTCGCCTTCCTGGAGCAATTCCCGTTCTCCGGCGTGCTGTCGCTGCTGGCGACGGTGATGGTGATCGTGTTCTTTGTGACTTCTTCTGACTCCGGCTCCATGGTAGTGGACATGCTCTGCTCCAACGGTCGCGACGATACTCCCATGTGGCAGCGGGTATACTGGGCTGGCGGCGAAGGCGTTGTCGCCGCCGTATTGCTGGCCGCCGGCGGCCTCGGTGCGCTGCAGACCATGACTATCGCCAGTGCGCTGCCATTCGCCGTCGTTTTGCTGATCGCTACCTATGGCTTGATCAAAGCCCTGCGCATCGACGCATTCAAACGGGACAGTCTACAGCTCAATGTGCAGCCGGCTGCGCCTATGGTGCATGACGAAAACTGGCGCGATCGCTTATCCAACATTGTCGATTATCCGGACAAAGATAACGTCAGCCGTTTTCTGGGAACTATCGCCAAACCCGCTTGCGAGTCGGTGTGCAAAGAGCTGCGGGAACATGAGCTGGATGCGCATGTGGAAGAGGACCGAGAGCGTCATCGGGTGCGACTGACGGTGATGTTGGGCAATGAGGTGGACTTCGTTTACGAGGTGCGCAGTCGTTCTCATGTGAAGCCGAATTTCATCCACCCGGAGGAGTCCATTGAAGAGGCCCCGGAAGAGGAGCGCTACTACCGCGCTGAAGTGCATTTGCGCGAAGGCGGGCAGGACTATGATGTGATGGGCTGGAGCAAAGTCGCGGTGATCAACGACATCATCGACCAGTACCACAAGCACATGCACTTCCTGCATTTGCTGCGCTAA
- a CDS encoding LysR family transcriptional regulator, protein MDRIDALQVFARVAETGSFTRAADLCELPRSTVSSVVQKLEASLGARLLHRTTRRVSLTHDGAALLERCCHLLTEIEEIESMFREPGAKVSGKLKVDVPSRFGSRVIAPALPDFFERYPDIELELGATDRTIDLIQEGVDCVVRVGDPGSASLVAKPFGKMEFVNCASPAYIARYGAPQTPDDLRAHRAVRFASPNTGRAEPWEYMQDGELHYVEMRSWVTVNNAETYVACALAGMGLLQAPAYDVRHLLASGELVEVLPQARAEAMQIYAMYPHRRQLSRRVRVFIDWVGELVKMVCV, encoded by the coding sequence ATGGATAGAATCGACGCATTGCAGGTGTTCGCCCGGGTGGCGGAAACCGGCAGCTTTACCCGGGCGGCGGACTTGTGTGAGCTGCCTCGCTCCACGGTCTCTTCCGTGGTGCAGAAGCTGGAGGCCAGCCTCGGCGCCCGTCTGCTGCATCGCACTACTCGTCGCGTCAGCCTGACGCATGATGGCGCGGCGCTGTTGGAGCGCTGCTGTCATTTGCTGACGGAAATCGAAGAGATTGAAAGCATGTTCCGCGAGCCCGGGGCGAAGGTGAGCGGGAAACTGAAAGTGGATGTTCCCAGTCGTTTTGGTTCCCGGGTGATTGCGCCGGCGTTGCCGGACTTCTTTGAGCGCTATCCGGATATTGAGCTGGAGCTGGGAGCGACGGATCGCACTATCGACCTGATTCAGGAAGGCGTCGACTGCGTGGTGCGAGTGGGCGATCCCGGCTCCGCCAGTCTGGTGGCCAAACCGTTTGGAAAAATGGAATTCGTAAACTGCGCCAGCCCTGCCTATATAGCGCGTTACGGCGCGCCGCAGACCCCGGATGATTTGCGCGCGCACCGGGCGGTCAGGTTCGCCTCACCCAATACCGGACGTGCTGAGCCCTGGGAATATATGCAGGATGGTGAGCTGCATTATGTGGAAATGCGCAGCTGGGTGACGGTGAACAATGCGGAGACTTATGTGGCCTGCGCCCTGGCGGGAATGGGGCTGTTGCAGGCCCCGGCATATGACGTGAGACACCTGTTAGCCTCCGGGGAACTGGTGGAAGTGCTGCCGCAGGCCAGAGCGGAAGCCATGCAGATTTACGCGATGTATCCTCATCGACGGCAACTGTCCCGGCGGGTGCGCGTCTTCATTGATTGGGTGGGCGAACTGGTCAAGATGGTCTGCGTCTGA
- a CDS encoding SDR family oxidoreductase — translation MSTQSLTSHTLKDKVVLVGGGAKNLGGLLSRHFAEAGASAVVIHYNSDATRQAAEETLAAVKAAGAQALMIQGDLTQVSEVARLFDAAVEAFGHIDVAVNTTGMVIKKPLPEISESDYDKIFAINAKAAFFFMQEAGKKLSDDGKLCTIVTSLLGAFTGYYSIYAGSKAPVEHFTRAAAKELGERGISVTAVAPGPMETPFFYGQETQESAHYNQTAAALSPFTRTGLTDPQDIVTLVRYLVTEGWWITGQTILANGGYTTK, via the coding sequence ATGAGCACGCAATCCCTTACCTCGCACACTCTCAAAGATAAAGTCGTCCTCGTCGGCGGCGGCGCCAAAAACCTAGGCGGTTTGTTGTCTCGCCACTTTGCTGAGGCTGGCGCCAGCGCTGTTGTGATTCACTACAACAGCGACGCCACCCGCCAGGCGGCGGAAGAAACGCTCGCGGCAGTCAAGGCCGCTGGCGCTCAGGCGCTGATGATTCAGGGAGATCTGACACAGGTATCTGAAGTAGCCCGCCTGTTCGACGCCGCCGTAGAAGCCTTTGGCCACATCGACGTGGCGGTGAACACCACTGGCATGGTCATCAAGAAGCCGTTACCGGAAATCAGCGAGTCTGACTATGACAAGATCTTCGCCATCAATGCCAAAGCCGCATTTTTCTTCATGCAGGAAGCTGGGAAAAAGCTTAGTGACGACGGCAAGTTGTGCACAATCGTGACGTCTCTGCTGGGCGCATTTACAGGCTACTACTCTATTTACGCCGGCAGTAAGGCGCCCGTGGAGCACTTCACTCGCGCAGCAGCCAAAGAGCTGGGCGAGCGCGGCATTTCCGTCACAGCGGTAGCGCCGGGTCCAATGGAAACGCCTTTCTTTTATGGCCAGGAGACGCAGGAGTCTGCTCACTATAACCAGACGGCGGCCGCCTTGAGCCCCTTCACCCGCACTGGTCTGACCGATCCCCAGGACATTGTCACACTGGTGCGCTATCTGGTGACGGAAGGTTGGTGGATCACCGGGCAAACCATTCTGGCCAATGGCGGTTACACCACGAAGTAG
- a CDS encoding DUF924 family protein, translated as MANLNAPTTYSAQTIAEVITFWSDAGPQRWFAKDPAFDDIFRDRFLKLHMRAAKRELDHWAQSPDGALALLILLDQFPRNAFRGSAHMYATDALALLFAKTALTQGFDKQIDPALRLFFYLPFAHSEHEEDQHLSGRLNAQLGADYTAHARSHRNIIQRFGRFPHRNAMLGRVTTQTEQFFLDAGGFAG; from the coding sequence GTGGCTAACCTGAATGCGCCGACAACATATTCTGCGCAGACAATCGCCGAAGTTATCACTTTTTGGTCAGACGCCGGCCCGCAACGCTGGTTCGCGAAAGACCCCGCCTTTGACGACATCTTTCGCGACCGGTTTCTTAAATTGCATATGCGGGCCGCCAAAAGAGAGCTGGACCACTGGGCGCAATCGCCGGATGGCGCGCTGGCGTTGTTGATACTGTTGGACCAGTTCCCACGTAACGCCTTCCGCGGCAGCGCGCACATGTACGCCACCGATGCGCTGGCGCTGCTGTTCGCAAAGACAGCGCTAACGCAGGGTTTCGACAAACAGATCGATCCTGCGTTGCGGTTGTTCTTTTATCTTCCCTTCGCACACTCCGAGCATGAAGAAGATCAGCATCTGTCAGGGCGTCTTAATGCGCAATTAGGCGCTGACTACACCGCGCACGCCCGCAGCCACCGCAACATCATCCAGCGCTTCGGCCGCTTTCCTCATCGCAACGCCATGCTGGGACGCGTCACCACCCAAACAGAGCAATTTTTTCTCGACGCCGGTGGATTCGCCGGATGA
- a CDS encoding response regulator: MKRKAELPSAQKSTQVRNGYVLRVIACMIVLCLHIAIFKFSGHPLMWGLIVLHTLIYPHLAYFFSESKKQELDNILVDSFAYGACVALWGFNPLITLAFICGAWMTNLAADGAIFFFKGIVANVTGALLTGLITDFYFRPSLELTPTLIASAGLFGYTMSLGMLLHRINLKLNQTKLRLLEQKESLIDISSLAHAVNTHLELDLIMGRVMQALRRIQPFEQVYITLFEDNLERLVLVKSYGDALTAQEVKQSEGFTFFLPEDENSIFVRPLVQDEPLFIPRVPPPDATTSKVDKRLYDFRAPISIAYFPLHVDNKVIGGFGFVNYVQPLDLDAAAIESIAEYLVQVGTAVRNAQLFEQARQAKEQALNAQRAAEVSEAAKSRFLANMSHEIRTPMTAILGYSESLRESNLSREERNQFIDIIVRSGRHLLTIINDILDLSKIEAEKIEIEHMQISLPNLIEDLRSHIGMRAHEKGLTLDITPKLPLPAHFESDPTRLKQILFNLGANATKFTHKGSIHFGVSYEKNANLLRFTVTDTGIGLGPGELKKIFEPFVQADSSTTRQYGGTGLGLYISRQLAHMLGGELTVDSSQGEGSRFSVTINAGDLSQTPWINSLEEFEKARQRLELNGAAWSAPRLRGKVLLAEDNLDNQTLFHRFLVEAGLSVTLASNGKQAVEAASASRFDLILLDIQMPEMGGDEAIQHLRELSQTPPVIALTANVMRHQLDEYRQLGFIDFIAKPVDRLHFYQKLRLYLPTVPEDLTGRILVAEDNDVNRLLFKRQIERIGPALTVVTVENGQEALEAALAESFDLILMDIQMPVMDGLEALRALRAQGYTQPVYIISGNTEPADIATYMESGAQGYLGKPLDRNQLDQLLQELLGHCTVTAPQA; the protein is encoded by the coding sequence GTGAAAAGGAAAGCCGAGTTACCGTCCGCACAGAAATCGACCCAGGTGCGCAATGGTTATGTGTTGCGCGTTATCGCCTGCATGATCGTTTTGTGCCTGCACATCGCGATATTCAAATTCTCCGGCCACCCGCTGATGTGGGGGCTGATTGTCCTGCACACGCTGATCTACCCCCATCTGGCGTATTTTTTTTCCGAGTCCAAGAAGCAAGAACTGGATAACATCCTGGTCGACTCCTTCGCCTATGGGGCCTGTGTTGCGCTGTGGGGATTCAATCCCCTGATCACACTGGCTTTTATCTGCGGAGCCTGGATGACCAATCTGGCCGCCGACGGCGCTATATTCTTTTTTAAAGGCATTGTCGCCAATGTCACCGGCGCGCTGCTGACAGGGTTGATCACTGATTTTTATTTCCGTCCCAGCCTGGAGTTGACGCCCACCCTGATCGCCTCCGCCGGCCTGTTCGGCTACACCATGAGCCTGGGCATGCTGCTGCATCGCATCAACCTCAAACTGAATCAAACCAAGCTGCGCCTGCTGGAGCAGAAAGAGTCGCTGATCGACATCAGCTCTCTGGCCCACGCGGTCAACACCCACCTCGAACTGGACCTGATCATGGGCAGGGTCATGCAGGCTTTACGCCGTATCCAGCCGTTCGAACAGGTTTACATCACGCTGTTCGAAGACAATCTGGAGCGTCTGGTGCTGGTGAAAAGCTATGGCGATGCGCTGACGGCGCAAGAGGTCAAGCAGTCGGAGGGGTTCACTTTTTTCCTGCCGGAAGATGAGAACAGCATCTTTGTCCGCCCTTTGGTGCAAGACGAGCCGCTATTTATTCCCCGGGTGCCTCCCCCTGACGCTACAACCTCAAAAGTGGACAAACGTCTCTACGATTTTCGCGCACCTATTTCCATCGCCTATTTCCCTCTGCATGTAGATAACAAAGTCATTGGCGGCTTCGGCTTCGTCAATTACGTCCAACCTCTGGATCTGGACGCCGCCGCCATCGAATCCATCGCCGAATATCTGGTGCAGGTCGGCACCGCGGTGCGCAACGCCCAGCTTTTCGAGCAGGCCCGGCAGGCCAAAGAACAGGCGCTCAACGCCCAACGCGCGGCGGAGGTGTCGGAAGCCGCCAAAAGTCGTTTCCTCGCCAATATGAGTCACGAGATACGCACGCCTATGACAGCGATTCTCGGCTACTCGGAGTCGCTGCGGGAGAGCAACCTGAGCCGCGAGGAGCGTAACCAGTTTATCGATATCATCGTGCGCAGCGGCCGCCATTTGCTCACCATCATCAATGACATTCTCGACTTGTCGAAAATCGAGGCGGAAAAGATTGAAATCGAGCATATGCAGATCTCGTTGCCGAACCTGATTGAAGATCTGCGCTCTCACATCGGCATGCGCGCGCACGAAAAAGGCCTGACCCTGGACATCACGCCGAAATTGCCGCTACCCGCTCACTTCGAATCGGACCCCACACGCCTCAAACAGATCTTGTTCAACCTGGGCGCCAACGCCACCAAGTTCACTCACAAGGGGAGCATTCACTTCGGCGTCAGTTATGAAAAGAACGCCAACCTGCTGCGCTTCACCGTCACTGACACCGGTATCGGACTGGGTCCGGGCGAACTTAAGAAAATCTTCGAACCCTTCGTGCAGGCGGACAGCTCCACCACTCGCCAGTACGGCGGCACCGGACTGGGACTCTATATTTCCAGACAATTAGCCCACATGCTCGGCGGCGAATTGACGGTGGACAGCTCCCAAGGCGAAGGCAGTCGCTTCAGCGTCACCATCAACGCCGGCGACCTGAGCCAGACGCCATGGATAAACAGCCTGGAGGAGTTCGAGAAAGCCCGGCAGCGCCTGGAGCTGAACGGCGCCGCCTGGAGCGCTCCCCGTTTGCGCGGCAAAGTGCTGCTGGCGGAAGACAACCTCGACAACCAGACGCTGTTTCATCGCTTCTTAGTGGAAGCCGGCCTCAGCGTCACACTGGCGAGCAACGGCAAACAAGCGGTGGAAGCGGCGTCCGCGTCTCGTTTCGATCTGATTCTATTGGATATCCAAATGCCGGAGATGGGTGGCGATGAAGCCATTCAACATTTACGGGAACTCAGCCAGACGCCGCCAGTGATCGCACTGACCGCCAACGTCATGCGTCATCAATTGGATGAATACCGGCAGTTGGGTTTTATCGACTTCATCGCTAAACCAGTCGACCGCCTGCATTTCTATCAAAAACTGCGGCTTTACCTGCCAACCGTGCCGGAAGACCTTACCGGACGTATCCTTGTAGCGGAGGACAATGACGTCAACCGCTTGCTGTTCAAACGTCAGATCGAGCGCATTGGTCCCGCTTTGACCGTGGTGACCGTCGAGAACGGCCAGGAAGCGCTGGAGGCGGCGCTGGCGGAAAGTTTCGACCTGATCCTGATGGACATCCAAATGCCGGTCATGGATGGTCTGGAGGCGCTACGCGCCTTGCGCGCCCAGGGATACACGCAACCGGTTTATATCATTTCCGGCAACACTGAGCCTGCCGATATCGCCACTTACATGGAGTCCGGCGCGCAAGGCTATCTCGGCAAACCTCTGGACCGAAATCAGCTCGATCAGCTCCTGCAGGAGCTACTCGGACATTGTACAGTCACTGCTCCCCAGGCCTGA
- a CDS encoding methyl-accepting chemotaxis protein: protein MQWLSRSLFNQLLAVVVLSGLLTLAAGIFSAVSNERRISELEMSLARNGDLLQEANESVALFKIQVQEWKNVLLRGGNPDNLKKYWDRFVETEAKVQEKVAAIRPLLPEETMKSTLDQFINRHKIMGQAYREGLAEFKKANFDPQAGDNAVSGIDREPTKLLQDLADSLKAHVTESYTRAHHEFSSSFTFWSIVLAAVTLASAIIVLSLINVRIVRPTRNIIDKISKLSHGEMGHDFSSDRQDELGRLSNSASELQKFLDDFATAMDKTAEDLGENITIITRAADDIVNCSQDSNGRTIHVATAMQEMTAASQQVAQNASNAAEVAHETDIAAKDGMEAMKRANDAIKRLSQQVSSSSDTVKKLAEDTKNVGTVLNVIRGIAEQTNLLALNAAIEAARAGEQGRGFAVVADEVRSLAQKTQNSTAEIESIIDSVQNGAKNTVSVMEASNRITDECSGYFASASEKLSSISEAIAKVNALNTEVATASDEQLSVSEDIAKNLEEVSELTDESARNATSAKDKIGRLSHLADRASELSSRLRR, encoded by the coding sequence ATGCAATGGTTATCCCGAAGTTTGTTTAATCAGCTGTTAGCCGTCGTCGTGTTAAGCGGACTGCTGACGCTGGCCGCAGGTATTTTCAGCGCCGTATCCAATGAGCGCCGCATCAGCGAACTGGAAATGTCCCTGGCCAGAAATGGAGATCTTCTGCAGGAAGCGAATGAGTCCGTAGCGCTGTTTAAAATTCAAGTGCAGGAATGGAAGAACGTGTTGCTGCGCGGCGGTAATCCGGACAATCTGAAAAAGTACTGGGACCGCTTCGTAGAGACGGAAGCCAAAGTGCAGGAAAAGGTCGCCGCCATCCGCCCGCTGCTGCCGGAAGAAACCATGAAGTCGACGCTGGACCAGTTTATCAATCGCCATAAGATTATGGGACAGGCCTATCGCGAGGGTCTGGCGGAGTTCAAAAAGGCGAACTTCGATCCACAGGCTGGCGACAATGCGGTCTCCGGCATCGACAGAGAGCCCACCAAACTATTGCAGGACCTGGCGGACAGTCTCAAGGCGCACGTCACCGAGTCTTACACCCGCGCCCACCACGAATTCAGCAGCAGCTTCACTTTCTGGAGCATCGTTCTGGCCGCCGTCACCCTGGCGTCGGCCATCATTGTGCTATCCCTGATTAACGTGCGTATCGTGCGCCCTACCCGCAACATCATTGATAAGATCAGCAAGCTCAGCCACGGCGAGATGGGCCATGACTTCTCTTCCGACCGCCAGGATGAACTGGGGCGACTGTCGAATTCCGCCTCCGAACTACAGAAGTTTCTCGACGATTTCGCCACCGCCATGGACAAAACAGCGGAAGACCTCGGCGAAAACATCACTATCATTACCCGCGCTGCTGACGATATCGTTAACTGTTCACAGGACTCCAACGGCCGCACTATTCATGTCGCCACCGCCATGCAGGAGATGACCGCCGCCTCTCAGCAAGTCGCCCAGAACGCCAGTAACGCAGCGGAAGTGGCCCATGAGACTGATATCGCAGCCAAAGACGGTATGGAGGCGATGAAGCGCGCCAACGACGCCATCAAACGCCTGTCACAGCAGGTGTCGAGCAGCTCGGATACCGTGAAGAAGCTGGCTGAAGACACCAAAAATGTGGGCACAGTGTTAAATGTGATTCGCGGCATCGCCGAACAAACCAATCTGCTCGCATTGAACGCCGCCATTGAAGCGGCCCGGGCGGGTGAGCAAGGCCGCGGCTTCGCGGTAGTGGCGGACGAAGTGCGCTCCCTGGCGCAGAAAACCCAGAACTCCACGGCGGAAATCGAGTCCATCATCGACAGCGTGCAAAACGGCGCCAAAAACACAGTGTCTGTGATGGAGGCCAGTAATCGCATCACTGACGAATGCAGTGGCTATTTCGCCAGCGCATCAGAAAAGCTCTCTTCCATCAGCGAAGCCATCGCCAAAGTGAACGCTTTGAATACGGAAGTGGCTACCGCGTCTGACGAGCAGTTGTCAGTCTCTGAGGATATCGCCAAGAATCTGGAGGAAGTGTCGGAATTGACTGACGAATCCGCACGTAATGCGACATCCGCCAAAGATAAAATCGGTCGACTGAGCCATCTCGCCGATCGCGCGTCAGAGCTTTCGTCTCGCCTGCGCCGCTAG
- a CDS encoding PEP-CTERM sorting domain-containing protein — protein MPPIVTVPEPATLALYGIALLAIILYRGMKSKKHG, from the coding sequence ATGCCTCCGATAGTAACTGTTCCCGAGCCCGCGACGTTGGCTCTTTATGGTATAGCGCTCTTGGCGATCATCCTCTACAGAGGCATGAAATCCAAGAAACACGGTTAA
- a CDS encoding M23 family metallopeptidase has translation MKFLRYFSLAAACLCAFSSAAQTVYKYQDASGRWHFTDKAPQQGKHEQVKLTSSRDSQDKPVITSRVEDNVTILTATNPWRGPVQFLLQVRDKGEYKRDSILVEAEATRYFKIQGQVDYQYYYIPGDPEAKPDYNAIYSPPFAGGESYVISQGFNGQFSHTEEPNTYAVDIAMPVGSYIHAARGGVVMAVEENYSIGSAAFAYFLDKANFVMILHDDGTTGMYAHILQGSLQVRPGDRVERGQALARSGSTGFSTGPHLHFVVRRNVGLDLQSLRFHMQDSAGNDYPIRERTRMVGW, from the coding sequence TTGAAATTCCTTCGTTACTTTTCCCTGGCGGCAGCCTGTCTGTGCGCTTTTTCCAGTGCGGCGCAGACCGTCTATAAGTATCAGGACGCCAGCGGCCGTTGGCATTTCACCGATAAGGCGCCGCAACAGGGTAAGCATGAACAGGTGAAACTGACCTCTTCCCGCGACTCCCAGGACAAGCCTGTTATTACTTCCAGAGTGGAAGATAACGTCACGATTCTGACAGCCACGAATCCGTGGCGTGGTCCCGTGCAGTTCCTGTTGCAGGTGCGGGACAAGGGCGAGTATAAGCGGGACAGTATTTTGGTGGAGGCTGAGGCTACCCGCTATTTCAAGATTCAGGGCCAGGTGGATTACCAGTATTACTATATCCCCGGCGATCCCGAGGCCAAACCCGATTACAACGCCATATACTCTCCTCCGTTCGCCGGTGGCGAATCCTATGTGATTTCCCAGGGCTTCAACGGTCAGTTTTCGCATACGGAAGAACCCAACACCTATGCCGTGGATATCGCCATGCCAGTCGGCAGCTACATTCACGCCGCCCGGGGCGGGGTGGTGATGGCGGTGGAGGAGAATTACAGCATCGGCAGCGCCGCTTTCGCCTATTTTCTGGATAAAGCCAACTTCGTCATGATTCTGCATGACGACGGCACTACAGGCATGTATGCGCATATTTTACAGGGGAGTCTACAGGTGCGTCCCGGTGACCGGGTGGAGCGCGGTCAGGCGCTGGCGCGCTCCGGCAGCACCGGCTTCTCTACCGGGCCGCATTTGCATTTTGTCGTGCGTAGAAATGTCGGACTGGATTTGCAGTCGCTACGCTTTCACATGCAGGACTCTGCGGGAAATGACTATCCCATTAGGGAGAGGACTCGTATGGTTGGCTGGTAG
- a CDS encoding RMD1 family protein, protein MFQDISSLLIRALYIGDQIDVRQLEKVKACARNPLTLMVEQEAAYVTIFRYGVVVMFNVKPQDEAALMREIMLHTKRPLDKPVVEESELSITTTPSDTVADNIISVFAPTVEKLQIIADAMAKSVILEFYELEESRNLERISPLAEFLHSQGRTGAKTQELLKQIGKVLLNQQIMVGRVEVGEKPDLLWDFPELERFYLRLSDEFEIRERDKALERKMEIISRTSQTVLDIITAKRSLRVEWYIVILIVFEILLTLYELFFTH, encoded by the coding sequence ATGTTTCAGGATATCAGTTCATTGCTTATCCGGGCGCTTTATATCGGCGACCAGATAGATGTTCGTCAATTGGAAAAAGTAAAAGCCTGCGCGCGTAATCCACTTACACTGATGGTGGAGCAGGAAGCCGCCTACGTGACTATCTTCCGCTACGGCGTAGTGGTGATGTTCAACGTCAAACCTCAGGACGAGGCGGCGCTGATGCGGGAAATCATGCTGCATACCAAACGCCCGCTGGACAAGCCTGTAGTGGAAGAATCAGAGCTTTCCATTACCACCACGCCGTCCGACACCGTCGCCGACAACATCATCAGCGTGTTCGCACCCACTGTGGAGAAGCTACAGATCATCGCCGATGCGATGGCGAAATCCGTGATCCTGGAATTCTATGAGCTAGAGGAGAGCCGTAACCTGGAGCGCATCAGTCCCCTTGCGGAATTCCTGCACTCTCAGGGCCGCACCGGCGCCAAGACGCAGGAGCTGCTAAAGCAAATCGGTAAGGTGCTGCTGAATCAACAAATCATGGTGGGCCGCGTCGAAGTGGGCGAAAAGCCGGACCTGTTGTGGGACTTCCCAGAGCTGGAGCGCTTCTACCTGCGCCTGTCCGATGAGTTCGAAATACGGGAGCGGGACAAAGCGCTGGAGCGCAAGATGGAAATCATTTCCCGCACCTCGCAAACCGTACTCGACATCATTACCGCCAAACGCAGTCTGCGGGTGGAGTGGTACATCGTCATCCTGATCGTGTTTGAGATACTGCTGACGCTCTACGAGCTGTTCTTCACTCACTGA